One Kribbella sp. NBC_00662 genomic region harbors:
- a CDS encoding ribbon-helix-helix protein, CopG family, producing MAKDATKNILLRLDPELAERLQTVASVEGRSVSDVAREAIAALVDQRRQDSQFSRLLEENLSRHEESLRRLKGDD from the coding sequence ATGGCGAAGGACGCGACCAAGAACATCCTGCTGCGGCTCGACCCGGAGTTGGCCGAGCGGCTGCAGACAGTGGCCTCGGTGGAGGGGCGATCGGTGTCTGATGTGGCGCGGGAGGCGATTGCGGCGCTGGTTGATCAGCGACGGCAGGACAGTCAGTTCAGTCGGCTGCTCGAAGAGAACCTGAGTCGGCACGAGGAGTCGCTGCGCCGGCTCAAGGGCGACGACTGA
- the solA gene encoding N-methyl-L-tryptophan oxidase, protein MRADVVVVGLGAFGSAALWRLAARGVDVVGIERQGIGHPFGSSHGATRLFRVACMEHPGLTEIARKSLALWTELGEGTGETYVRQTGSLNVGGPGSRPVKGARQAAADAGAPTTDLTHDELAKRFPQYALAPDDVAVWDLGAGICYAEPTVRAHVAEAQRLGATVYPHTMVTAVEVGRDEVTVRTPTTTITADQVVISTGAWLSKLVPRVSLSPRRTPLFWFQPKDPASDAFQLRNFPSFIWEFADGKGLWGHGSDEDFLVKVGLDGAERDQDVDPDELDRYIHPRKDIAELSAAIADHFPELDPEPVKLMPCMVTDSLDGQFLAGRYDERVLIAGGDSGHGFKHCAGVGELLAQLTTKETPYTDVSFIDPLRF, encoded by the coding sequence ATGCGTGCAGACGTCGTGGTGGTGGGGCTGGGTGCGTTCGGTTCGGCAGCGCTGTGGCGGCTTGCCGCGCGTGGGGTCGACGTCGTCGGGATCGAGCGGCAGGGGATCGGGCATCCGTTCGGGTCGTCGCACGGGGCGACGCGGTTGTTTCGGGTGGCGTGTATGGAGCATCCGGGGCTGACCGAGATCGCGCGGAAGTCGCTGGCGTTGTGGACCGAGCTGGGGGAAGGGACCGGCGAGACGTACGTCCGCCAGACCGGCTCGTTGAACGTCGGCGGGCCGGGGAGCCGGCCGGTGAAGGGTGCGCGGCAGGCCGCGGCGGATGCGGGTGCGCCGACCACGGATCTCACCCACGACGAGCTGGCCAAGCGGTTCCCGCAGTACGCGCTGGCGCCTGACGATGTCGCGGTCTGGGATCTGGGCGCGGGCATCTGCTACGCCGAGCCGACCGTGCGGGCACACGTCGCCGAGGCGCAGCGGTTGGGCGCGACGGTGTATCCGCACACGATGGTGACGGCCGTCGAGGTCGGTCGCGACGAGGTGACGGTCCGGACGCCGACGACGACCATCACCGCGGACCAGGTCGTCATCAGCACCGGCGCGTGGTTGAGCAAACTCGTGCCGAGGGTCAGCCTGTCACCCCGGCGTACGCCGTTGTTCTGGTTCCAGCCGAAGGACCCGGCGTCGGACGCGTTCCAGCTGCGGAACTTCCCGTCGTTCATCTGGGAGTTTGCCGACGGCAAGGGACTGTGGGGGCATGGCTCCGACGAGGACTTCCTGGTCAAGGTCGGCCTCGACGGCGCCGAACGCGACCAGGACGTCGACCCGGACGAACTCGACCGCTACATCCACCCGCGCAAGGACATCGCCGAACTGTCCGCGGCGATCGCGGATCACTTCCCGGAGCTCGACCCGGAGCCGGTCAAGCTGATGCCGTGCATGGTGACGGACTCGCTCGACGGGCAGTTCCTCGCCGGGCGGTACGACGAGCGCGTCCTGATCGCCGGCGGTGACAGCGGCCACGGCTTCAAGCACTGCGCCGGGGTCGGCGAGCTGCTGGCCCAGCTCACGACGAAGGAGACGCCGTACACCGACGTCTCCTTCATCGATCCGCTCAGGTTCTAG
- a CDS encoding CHAT domain-containing protein, whose product MGELLPGEAPDRSEQVVDCSNCGLPMLLPQLVTAVRFPEDIDLLAAICHEKLNVVDHFCGAQLSITVPVVVANPKARLVVVANLPDDEPLAPPTNGSTVRRVAGYAELAEVLMGWLRDAGEELFDGFRTGALGGLESSELALEITPIRLLAMDVELAYRRTADEIPAAEVERFVDLRKLLIGLRVGELVMQAARESALSEVATRLAAAVPVSSLDDDAIAALVERCVDDLYDVPGADEDRMQWLKDFGGRAARAFRAELALAAACRLADRQNPREKHFAQLIVVLWRLSRGDKVYVDDRAFLVEGQLGDYLAPKLLWNAAAADFFPDGKMKYQAVLDFQREFAPLMNRVGFGDFFAESIVMNQAMTLQNAEFAAGADLVAHTASDPEVTDLGLVVALVAQRIATAQPAAAETLVQEIWTALLERGVPSELLNFVRRASMWLNHLGHYDLVRTLFGDLLDVAPDAVDDAPQEDQVDFWNEAGNTLRYLGHAEDSIAMYERARLASAGLPDEERRYTILNRNIAIVLRDSGEYKRAYEMMTAVVEANPEDHATMHSLAVLCRAVGHEQEAVRWLERALAVRGLPVSSESEYLIALAEHMIAAGHDDEAVAMLHYAWNSLPGALSPNNRVAVAALAIRAHPTDAECAAFRSDMRDLVIADELPATPGSTALVGARLEMALDALESGETADARRSLELLVPDPGDPLSVRITPVAVAWGWLRLLERGTDVMDWFRWSIRQIDSMVPVVEEASYARTWMRRVADLIESLLRLVPQANPEPNDLLALYELANGRELSSQAPGEELPDWVAAIRAHQPARPTCVIALLDGLEEVTAVVVSSDVRREPAIVRVALSAQELAAAVQELAHFDDANPVAPFRIDPLVQAWWRTAAVLAGAIEPHLEPKADLVILPGRALAAAPLHAAGWPEEPWIAKRSVSTCPNLRVLLSPEDSPPEPALGVVSVPKSADAPSFVQELSRTAISLSPTARVLEGLQATVDSVVDLAQDVDELVFLCHGISATGKGEGPGICLSAYGRLPPSLLPVEADPSLGIFALSWTDLVELERSPQVVVSIACATGRTVIGEGGTRLGLEQGFTSRGGGALVSPLWNVGQEGSLQWLRSFYDRHRPGDLEDIGSAHRAACLATMKDHPHPFAWAPFVLSRRLPRSSR is encoded by the coding sequence GTGGGGGAGTTGTTGCCTGGGGAGGCGCCGGACCGGTCCGAGCAGGTCGTCGACTGCTCGAACTGCGGCCTGCCGATGCTGCTGCCGCAGCTGGTCACCGCTGTCCGTTTCCCGGAGGACATCGACCTCCTGGCGGCGATCTGCCACGAGAAGCTGAACGTCGTCGACCACTTCTGCGGCGCGCAGCTCTCGATCACGGTGCCAGTTGTGGTCGCGAACCCGAAAGCGCGGCTGGTCGTCGTCGCCAACCTGCCCGATGACGAACCGCTCGCACCGCCGACGAACGGCAGCACAGTACGGCGGGTTGCCGGCTACGCCGAACTGGCCGAGGTACTCATGGGCTGGTTGCGGGACGCGGGCGAAGAGCTGTTCGACGGATTCCGGACCGGGGCGCTCGGTGGGCTGGAATCGTCCGAATTGGCCCTGGAGATCACACCGATCCGGCTGCTGGCGATGGACGTCGAGCTGGCGTACCGGCGTACGGCCGACGAGATCCCTGCCGCAGAGGTCGAGCGCTTCGTCGATCTGCGCAAGCTCCTGATCGGGCTTCGCGTCGGCGAGCTGGTCATGCAGGCAGCCCGCGAGTCGGCGCTGTCCGAGGTCGCGACCAGACTGGCGGCAGCGGTCCCGGTCAGCTCGCTGGACGACGACGCCATCGCCGCACTCGTGGAGCGTTGTGTGGACGATCTGTACGACGTACCGGGCGCTGACGAGGATCGAATGCAGTGGCTGAAGGACTTCGGCGGCCGAGCCGCCCGGGCGTTCCGTGCCGAGCTGGCGCTGGCCGCTGCCTGCCGGCTGGCGGACCGACAAAATCCTCGGGAGAAGCACTTCGCCCAGCTGATCGTGGTGCTCTGGCGACTCAGCCGGGGAGACAAGGTGTACGTCGACGACCGCGCCTTCCTCGTCGAGGGACAGCTAGGTGACTATCTGGCGCCCAAGCTGCTCTGGAATGCCGCGGCTGCCGACTTCTTTCCGGACGGCAAGATGAAGTACCAGGCGGTCCTGGACTTCCAGCGCGAGTTCGCACCGCTGATGAACCGGGTCGGCTTCGGGGACTTCTTCGCTGAGTCCATCGTGATGAACCAGGCGATGACCCTCCAGAACGCGGAGTTCGCGGCCGGCGCCGACCTCGTGGCACACACCGCCTCGGACCCCGAGGTGACCGACCTCGGCCTGGTCGTCGCGCTCGTCGCGCAACGGATCGCGACGGCACAACCGGCGGCCGCCGAGACCCTCGTGCAAGAAATCTGGACCGCGCTGCTCGAGCGCGGCGTACCGTCCGAGCTGCTGAACTTCGTCCGCAGGGCGTCGATGTGGCTGAACCACCTCGGGCACTACGACCTCGTCCGGACACTGTTCGGCGATCTGCTCGACGTCGCACCCGACGCGGTCGACGACGCCCCGCAGGAGGATCAGGTCGACTTCTGGAACGAGGCCGGGAACACCTTGCGGTACCTCGGCCATGCCGAGGACTCGATCGCGATGTACGAGCGAGCGAGGCTCGCGTCCGCCGGTCTGCCGGACGAGGAGCGGCGGTACACGATCCTGAACCGCAACATCGCGATCGTGCTGCGGGACAGCGGCGAGTACAAGCGTGCCTACGAGATGATGACCGCGGTCGTCGAGGCGAACCCGGAGGATCACGCGACGATGCACAGCCTCGCCGTGCTGTGCCGGGCGGTCGGCCACGAGCAAGAAGCCGTTCGCTGGCTGGAGCGGGCGCTCGCGGTGCGCGGCCTTCCGGTGAGCTCGGAGAGCGAGTACCTGATCGCGCTGGCCGAGCACATGATTGCCGCAGGGCACGACGACGAAGCGGTCGCGATGCTTCACTACGCCTGGAACAGCCTCCCGGGCGCACTGTCTCCGAACAATCGGGTCGCGGTCGCGGCGCTCGCGATCCGGGCTCATCCGACGGACGCGGAGTGCGCCGCGTTCCGCTCCGACATGCGCGACCTGGTGATTGCCGATGAGCTCCCGGCGACGCCTGGTTCGACGGCTCTGGTGGGTGCGCGCCTGGAGATGGCACTGGACGCCCTTGAGTCGGGGGAGACCGCGGACGCCCGGCGCAGCCTGGAGCTGCTGGTCCCCGATCCTGGTGACCCCTTGTCGGTGAGGATTACGCCCGTCGCGGTTGCTTGGGGCTGGCTCCGGTTGCTCGAGCGAGGTACCGACGTGATGGACTGGTTCCGTTGGTCGATCCGGCAGATCGACTCCATGGTTCCCGTCGTCGAGGAGGCGTCGTACGCGCGAACCTGGATGCGCCGGGTAGCTGACCTCATCGAAAGCCTGCTACGGCTTGTACCGCAAGCGAACCCTGAGCCGAACGACTTGTTGGCACTGTACGAGTTGGCCAATGGGCGTGAGTTGAGTTCGCAGGCACCAGGGGAGGAGTTGCCGGACTGGGTTGCGGCGATTCGGGCGCATCAGCCTGCTCGTCCGACCTGTGTGATTGCGTTGCTGGATGGACTGGAGGAGGTGACTGCGGTTGTCGTCTCGAGCGACGTTCGGCGGGAGCCGGCCATTGTGCGGGTTGCGTTGTCGGCGCAGGAGCTGGCCGCGGCAGTGCAGGAGTTGGCGCACTTCGACGATGCCAACCCGGTGGCGCCGTTCCGGATCGATCCTCTCGTGCAGGCCTGGTGGCGGACCGCCGCTGTGCTCGCCGGCGCGATCGAGCCGCACCTGGAGCCCAAGGCCGATCTGGTGATCCTGCCCGGTAGGGCGTTGGCGGCGGCGCCGCTGCACGCTGCCGGGTGGCCGGAAGAGCCGTGGATCGCCAAGCGGTCGGTGAGCACTTGTCCCAACCTGCGCGTACTGCTGTCACCCGAGGACTCGCCGCCGGAACCGGCGCTTGGCGTGGTGTCGGTGCCCAAGTCGGCCGATGCCCCGTCGTTCGTTCAGGAGCTGAGCCGTACGGCGATCAGCCTCAGCCCCACGGCACGCGTCCTGGAGGGGCTGCAGGCAACGGTCGACTCGGTGGTCGATCTCGCCCAGGATGTCGACGAGCTCGTTTTCCTGTGTCACGGGATCAGCGCGACCGGAAAGGGCGAGGGGCCGGGCATCTGTCTGTCGGCGTACGGGCGACTGCCGCCGAGCCTGCTCCCGGTCGAGGCTGATCCGTCATTGGGCATCTTTGCGCTGAGCTGGACGGATCTGGTCGAGCTGGAGCGGTCGCCTCAGGTCGTGGTGTCGATCGCATGCGCCACCGGCCGAACCGTCATCGGTGAAGGCGGGACCCGGCTCGGCCTGGAGCAGGGCTTTACCAGCAGGGGTGGCGGCGCGCTCGTCAGTCCGCTCTGGAACGTCGGCCAGGAAGGCTCGCTGCAGTGGCTGCGCAGCTTCTACGATCGTCACCGTCCTGGCGACCTCGAGGACATCGGCTCGGCTCACCGAGCCGCCTGCCTCGCCACCATGAAGGATCATCCCCATCCGTTCGCATGGGCGCCGTTCGTGCTCAGCCGCCGTCTCCCAAGGAGCTCCCGATGA
- a CDS encoding Clp protease N-terminal domain-containing protein has translation MRYLGPYDVLAIAARVLRCSSADAVLRTDLNAVERVLDSVRLTSGLAESAGVLLAGLVRARPFDGANRVVAVAVVLQFVTLNRAELQLEPVAYVDELLDRIVAGQASHREAGAFIRSRLEHRPLTPEDLEEHLRLDLLLSEETLTFDVEQEWWRGVRMYEQFSDPARRVIVLAQEEARGFDHAYVGTEHLLLGLITEGQSIAARVLNAVGITAPAVKDLVVEIIGRGKSGAASIPFTPRAKSTFEYAWGESRARGAEQVRPEHLLLGVLNDRDGVGGQIITKLAADIDQVRRKLEERMNWRERSESLVADMLTESATANWTTYGRRHHLIHELNALLDENERLHEQVAKLRDLLRQHEIDPDS, from the coding sequence ATGCGCTACCTCGGCCCGTACGACGTGCTGGCGATCGCGGCCCGGGTGCTGCGCTGCAGCTCGGCGGACGCAGTACTGCGGACCGATCTGAACGCGGTCGAGCGTGTGCTGGACAGCGTGCGGCTGACCAGTGGGTTGGCCGAGTCCGCGGGCGTGCTGCTCGCGGGGCTGGTGCGGGCGCGGCCGTTCGACGGGGCCAATCGCGTCGTGGCGGTTGCCGTCGTACTGCAGTTCGTCACGCTGAACCGGGCCGAGCTGCAGCTCGAGCCGGTGGCGTACGTCGACGAACTGCTCGACCGGATCGTGGCGGGCCAGGCGAGCCATCGCGAGGCGGGGGCGTTCATCCGGAGCCGGCTCGAGCACCGGCCGCTGACTCCTGAGGACCTGGAGGAGCACCTGCGGCTCGATCTGCTGCTCAGCGAGGAGACGTTGACATTCGATGTCGAGCAGGAATGGTGGAGGGGAGTTCGGATGTACGAGCAGTTCAGCGACCCGGCGAGGCGGGTCATCGTTCTGGCGCAGGAGGAGGCTCGCGGTTTCGACCACGCGTACGTCGGCACGGAGCACCTGTTGCTCGGGCTCATCACCGAGGGGCAGAGCATCGCCGCGCGGGTCCTGAACGCGGTCGGGATCACCGCGCCGGCCGTGAAGGACCTCGTGGTGGAGATCATCGGGCGTGGGAAGAGCGGCGCGGCGTCGATCCCGTTCACGCCGCGGGCCAAGAGCACGTTCGAGTACGCGTGGGGTGAATCGCGGGCGCGTGGGGCGGAGCAGGTCCGGCCCGAGCACCTGCTCCTCGGCGTACTGAACGACCGGGACGGCGTCGGCGGCCAGATCATCACGAAGCTTGCCGCCGACATCGATCAGGTACGCCGCAAGCTCGAGGAGCGGATGAACTGGCGCGAGCGCTCCGAATCACTCGTCGCCGACATGCTCACCGAGAGCGCCACCGCGAACTGGACGACGTACGGCCGCCGGCACCACCTGATCCACGAGCTCAACGCGCTTCTCGACGAGAACGAGCGGCTGCACGAGCAGGTCGCCAAACTCCGCGATCTGCTCCGCCAGCACGAGATCGACCCGGACAGCTGA
- a CDS encoding sulfate adenylyltransferase subunit 1, protein MSTLLRLATAGSVDDGKSTLVGRLLHDCKAILADQIAHVKTVSEARGGDFDFALLTDGLRAEREQGITIDVAYRYFATDKRSFILADCPGHVQYTRNTVTGASTADVVIILVDARHGVLEQTRRHLAVAGLLRVPHVVLAVNKIDLVGYDEAVFTKIAKDVNEVADQLGIADIQAIPVSALVGDNVVGKSGETGWYDGPTLLEYLENASGRIDNSQQPLRFPVQYVIRPQTDDEYRDYRGYTGTVASGTVSVGDPVIVLPAGRRTSVAGIDRGVVTATSTAVVERPSAVAGEAVTVRLADDLDVARGSVIVAAEASPGTRRELAATVSWLSDRPLTVGARVLIKHTTTTAQAIVTKITGALDLDTLGVIDATELGLNDIGKVQLKIAAPLAADPYSSNTITGSFLLIDAHDGWTLAAGMIDDEEGELL, encoded by the coding sequence ATGAGCACCCTGTTGCGTCTGGCAACGGCAGGCTCGGTCGACGACGGCAAGTCCACGCTGGTCGGCCGGCTGCTGCACGACTGCAAGGCGATCCTCGCCGACCAGATCGCGCACGTGAAGACGGTCTCCGAAGCCCGCGGGGGCGACTTCGACTTCGCGCTGCTCACCGACGGCCTGCGGGCCGAGCGCGAGCAGGGCATCACGATCGACGTCGCCTACCGGTACTTCGCCACCGACAAGCGCTCGTTCATCCTGGCCGACTGCCCCGGGCACGTGCAGTACACCCGCAACACCGTGACCGGGGCTTCGACCGCGGACGTGGTGATCATCCTGGTCGACGCGCGGCACGGCGTACTCGAGCAGACCCGGCGGCATCTGGCCGTGGCGGGTCTGCTCCGGGTGCCGCACGTCGTCCTCGCGGTGAACAAGATCGACCTGGTCGGCTACGACGAGGCCGTGTTCACCAAGATCGCCAAGGACGTCAACGAGGTCGCCGACCAGCTCGGTATCGCCGACATCCAGGCCATCCCGGTCTCCGCTCTCGTCGGTGACAACGTGGTCGGCAAGTCCGGTGAGACCGGCTGGTACGACGGCCCGACGCTGCTCGAGTACCTGGAGAACGCCAGCGGGCGGATCGACAACTCCCAGCAGCCGCTGCGGTTCCCGGTGCAGTACGTGATCCGGCCGCAGACCGACGACGAGTACCGCGACTACCGCGGTTACACCGGAACCGTTGCCTCCGGCACCGTTTCGGTCGGCGACCCGGTGATCGTGCTGCCGGCCGGCCGGCGTACGTCGGTCGCCGGCATCGACCGGGGCGTCGTCACCGCCACGTCGACCGCCGTCGTCGAGCGGCCGTCCGCGGTCGCCGGCGAGGCGGTCACGGTCCGGCTCGCCGACGACCTCGACGTGGCCCGCGGCTCGGTCATCGTCGCGGCCGAGGCCTCCCCCGGCACCCGCCGGGAGCTGGCCGCCACCGTGAGCTGGTTGTCCGACCGGCCGCTGACCGTCGGGGCGCGGGTGCTGATCAAGCACACCACGACCACCGCGCAGGCGATCGTCACCAAGATCACCGGCGCGCTGGACCTCGACACGCTCGGAGTCATCGACGCCACCGAGCTGGGACTGAACGACATCGGCAAGGTGCAACTGAAGATCGCCGCACCGCTGGCCGCCGACCCGTACTCCAGCAACACCATCACCGGATCGTTCCTGCTGATCGACGCCCACGACGGGTGGACGCTGGCAGCCGGCATGATCGACGACGAAGAAGGGGAACTGCTATGA
- a CDS encoding sirohydrochlorin chelatase — MTAPALVVLAHGSRDPRSAATVHALIKCLREMRADLRIEASFLDHCPPTPYQVIGKLAAEGVEEVVVLPLLLSAAYHAKIDVPAVVDEARSRFPNLRIIASDVLGYDDTLLDVLDRRMRAELKDGRVRELDALVLACAGSSDSHANASVTRLARLWGQRHKLPVTAAFVCAASPSPAEAVLKWRLEGRRHVAVGSLFLAPGVLPDRAESTSRRAGAVAVSAPLGVSAEVARLVLLRYGVAGLDLLTLEPAPRPVIARPELVRTA, encoded by the coding sequence ATGACTGCGCCAGCTCTCGTAGTCCTCGCCCACGGCAGCCGCGATCCGCGTTCGGCCGCCACCGTCCACGCCCTGATCAAGTGCCTGCGTGAGATGCGTGCCGACCTGCGGATCGAAGCCTCCTTCCTCGACCACTGCCCGCCCACGCCGTACCAGGTGATCGGCAAGCTCGCCGCCGAGGGTGTGGAGGAGGTCGTCGTCCTCCCGTTGCTGCTGTCCGCGGCGTACCACGCGAAGATCGACGTACCGGCCGTCGTCGACGAGGCGCGTTCGCGGTTCCCGAACCTGCGGATCATCGCCTCCGACGTCCTCGGGTACGACGACACGCTGCTCGACGTCCTGGACCGCCGGATGCGGGCCGAGCTCAAGGACGGCCGGGTCCGCGAGCTGGACGCGCTGGTGCTGGCCTGCGCCGGGTCGAGCGACTCGCACGCGAACGCGAGCGTCACCCGCCTCGCGCGGCTGTGGGGTCAGCGGCACAAGCTCCCGGTCACGGCCGCGTTCGTCTGCGCCGCGTCGCCGTCGCCGGCCGAGGCCGTCCTGAAGTGGCGCCTCGAGGGCCGCCGGCACGTGGCCGTCGGCTCGCTGTTCCTAGCTCCCGGCGTACTCCCGGACCGTGCCGAGTCGACCTCCCGCCGCGCGGGCGCCGTCGCGGTCTCGGCACCGCTGGGCGTCAGCGCCGAGGTCGCACGCCTGGTCCTGCTGCGCTACGGCGTGGCCGGCCTCGACCTGCTCACGCTGGAGCCCGCTCCGCGTCCGGTCATCGCTCGCCCGGAGCTCGTCCGTACCGCCTAG
- a CDS encoding phosphoadenylyl-sulfate reductase: MSDLKTIAEEANERLADASAVEVLAWARETFGDELVVTASMADGALPHLAAEAAPGVDVLFIDTGYHFAETIGTRDAVAATLPIHLINATPKQTVAEQDAEYGEKLHDRDPNKCCALRKVEPLNRYLAGYKAWVTGIRREEAPTRANTPVVEYDAKRDMVKLNPIAPWTQEDLDAYIQDNGVLVNLLQYDGYPSIGCEPCTQRVAPGEDPRSGRWAGTGKVECGLHT, translated from the coding sequence ATGAGTGACTTGAAGACGATCGCCGAGGAGGCGAACGAGCGGCTCGCCGACGCGTCGGCGGTCGAGGTACTCGCCTGGGCGCGGGAGACCTTCGGTGACGAGCTGGTCGTGACCGCCTCGATGGCCGACGGCGCACTCCCCCATCTCGCCGCCGAGGCGGCGCCCGGGGTCGACGTACTGTTCATCGACACCGGCTACCACTTCGCCGAGACGATCGGGACCCGGGACGCGGTCGCCGCGACTCTGCCGATCCACCTGATCAACGCCACCCCGAAGCAGACGGTGGCGGAGCAGGACGCGGAGTACGGCGAGAAGCTGCACGACCGCGACCCGAACAAGTGCTGCGCGCTGCGCAAGGTCGAGCCGCTGAACCGGTACCTGGCCGGCTACAAGGCCTGGGTCACCGGCATCCGCCGCGAGGAGGCGCCGACCCGCGCCAACACCCCGGTCGTCGAGTACGACGCCAAGCGCGACATGGTCAAGCTGAACCCGATCGCACCGTGGACGCAGGAAGACCTGGATGCGTACATCCAGGACAACGGCGTACTCGTGAATCTGCTGCAGTACGACGGCTACCCGTCGATCGGCTGCGAGCCGTGCACGCAACGCGTCGCGCCCGGCGAGGACCCGCGCAGCGGCCGCTGGGCCGGCACCGGCAAGGTCGAATGCGGGCTGCACACATGA
- the cysD gene encoding sulfate adenylyltransferase subunit CysD produces MTATVTELDALESESIFVFREVAAEFERPVILFSGGKDSIVMLHLARKAFSPAGVPFTLLHVDTGHNFPEVLAYRDAVVEQLGLRLEVALVEEYIADGRLRERTDGTRNQLQTIPLLDAINGHRFDAVFGGGRRDEERARAKERIFSLRDEFGQWDPRNQRPELWSLYNGKHRPGEHVRVFPLSNWTELDIWNYIEREQIPLPSIYYAHERDVFERDGMLLAVGPYSQPRDGESVAKRTVRYRTVGDMSCTGAVASEARTAAEVVVEVAASEITERGATRADDRASEAAMEDRKREGYF; encoded by the coding sequence ATGACCGCGACCGTCACAGAGCTCGACGCTCTCGAGAGCGAATCGATCTTCGTGTTCCGCGAGGTGGCGGCGGAGTTCGAGCGGCCGGTGATCCTGTTCTCCGGCGGCAAGGACTCGATCGTGATGCTGCACCTGGCCCGGAAGGCGTTCTCGCCGGCCGGGGTGCCGTTCACGTTGCTGCACGTCGACACCGGGCACAACTTCCCCGAGGTACTGGCGTACCGCGACGCGGTCGTCGAGCAGCTCGGACTGCGGCTCGAGGTCGCGCTGGTCGAGGAATACATCGCCGACGGCCGGCTGCGCGAGCGCACCGACGGCACCCGGAACCAGCTCCAGACGATTCCGTTGCTCGACGCAATCAACGGGCACCGGTTCGACGCCGTGTTCGGCGGCGGCCGGCGGGACGAGGAGCGGGCCCGGGCGAAGGAGCGGATCTTCAGCCTGCGCGACGAGTTCGGGCAGTGGGACCCGCGGAACCAGCGGCCGGAGCTGTGGTCGCTGTACAACGGCAAGCACCGGCCCGGTGAGCACGTGCGGGTGTTCCCGCTGTCCAACTGGACCGAGCTCGACATCTGGAACTACATCGAGCGCGAGCAGATCCCGCTACCTTCGATCTACTACGCCCACGAGCGGGACGTGTTCGAGCGTGACGGCATGTTGCTTGCCGTCGGCCCGTACTCGCAGCCGCGCGACGGTGAGTCCGTTGCCAAGCGCACGGTTCGGTACCGCACCGTCGGCGACATGTCCTGCACCGGCGCCGTGGCCTCCGAGGCCCGGACCGCCGCCGAGGTGGTCGTCGAGGTCGCGGCCAGCGAGATCACCGAGCGCGGGGCGACCCGCGCCGACGACCGCGCCAGCGAGGCCGCGATGGAAGACCGCAAGCGAGAGGGGTACTTCTGA
- a CDS encoding DUF998 domain-containing protein — protein sequence MALLLAALAVLGMGGYFCVFGAFHLLPTGYHPIRHAVSDYGVGRYAWLFRWALVASSVGILALAAGLAIEPGTPTVTLLQLVFLFLIPVTRLGMLKYPTDLEGQRLTRSGRLHYLFAVAAFALTYSAIAGMTPELGSVGAWSSVSGFLSVLRIIALVSLVLLVIALVPRLRVVFGLFERGFLLSTNLWCLTAAICLLVETA from the coding sequence ATGGCGTTGCTGCTGGCGGCTCTTGCCGTCCTGGGGATGGGCGGCTACTTCTGCGTCTTCGGCGCGTTCCATCTGCTGCCGACCGGATATCACCCGATCCGCCATGCCGTGAGCGATTACGGCGTCGGCCGCTACGCATGGCTGTTCCGTTGGGCACTCGTGGCGTCGTCGGTCGGCATCCTCGCGCTGGCCGCGGGGCTCGCGATCGAGCCCGGCACGCCGACCGTGACCCTGCTGCAGTTGGTCTTCCTGTTCCTGATCCCGGTGACACGGCTCGGCATGCTGAAGTACCCGACCGACCTGGAGGGGCAGAGGCTGACCCGGTCCGGGCGGTTGCACTACCTGTTCGCGGTCGCCGCGTTCGCCTTGACGTACTCCGCGATCGCCGGGATGACGCCCGAGCTCGGGTCCGTCGGGGCGTGGTCGTCGGTGAGCGGCTTCCTCTCGGTACTGCGGATCATCGCGCTGGTGTCGCTCGTCCTGCTGGTGATCGCGCTCGTTCCCCGGCTGCGCGTCGTGTTCGGGCTGTTCGAGCGCGGGTTCCTGCTGAGTACCAACCTCTGGTGCCTGACGGCTGCGATCTGCCTGCTCGTCGAAACCGCCTGA